The stretch of DNA CGCGCGAAGCATGCTGCAGGGCGCGACGACACCGCCCACTGAATGATGGAGTGGCAGACAATCGTAAAGACGATCGTCCACGGAAGCGTCCGCGAGCCCGGCAAACCATCCACCCCAGCTGAGAATGCGGCGATGACTGACGTTCGCCGCCTTCGGCAACCCCGTGGTGCCCGAGGTGTAGATGAGGAGCGCGCGTCCGTCGATCGTGACGCGGCCGCGTTCCGCGGAGGACAGCGGGCGGGTGTCCGCGGCCGCGAGCGCCGCATCCAGATCGGCGTCTGCGCCGCAGGCGCCGAGGCTCCAGGTTGGTGGTACGCGTTCCAGATGCGGACGTGCGGTCTCGAACGCATCCACGCACTCGGCGGCAAGGATAATATGATCGGCTCGTGCGACGTCAATGCAGTGGGCGAGCGACCGTCCGACCAGCCTGGTATTGATCAGCGCCACCGTGCCCCCGACCCTGGTGATGCCGAGCCAGCAGGCGAGATAGTCCGGCCGATTCGGCATCAGAAGGCAGACGGTGCAGCCGGTACCGATGCCCAGGCCCAGTGCCCAACGCGCATATCGGTTAACCCGCGCGGCGAGTTCCCCGTAGGTGAAGGATTGGCCATCCGAGAGCAAAGCGGGGCGCCCGGATTGCCGCTGTGCCCAGTCTTCCACGACGTCCGCGAACAGTCGATGCGGTTCGGCCTCAATCTGCGAAGTCAGTTCGATGGCCTTCAGCCATGTCTTGGCGACGGAGAGCCTGCGCCGCGGAGCGCCACTTTCAGTCGCCCGCTGGATCACCCCTGCTTCCATGACTTGACCATGCAGATGAGTTTGATCGATGTCCGAGCGGACACCGCCCGAGGCGATTCATCCCGCTCCGGATCCGAGCTGATTGAGGATCATCAGCTCCAGCGTTTTCACCGATTGGAAATTCTCGGGTGTAATCTCGGGTTGAGGAAGGGTGAGATCGAACTCGGCTTCGACCTTGAGCATCAGCGCGACCATATCCATCGAGTCCAGCCCCATATCTACCAGGCGCGACTCCGGGTGGACATCGGCGGTGATCGCGTTCTGCTTGAGGACGCTCCTGACGACGACAAGAACGCGGTCCTGAACGCTGGCGTTAATGTATTGCATCTCAATCCCACCCATCGCTTGACATGGCACGATCGTCATTGATGCGAAGATACCCGACTGCAACTTGGGTCGACAGTTCTACTTCGGAGGTACCTCGCCCGGAAGCGCATTGCTCATCGATATCCACCTTTGCGCTGCCGACTCCGCGGGCGCGGTCGGTTAGATTGCCGCCCTCAAATTGCGCAGAATTCATTGCGACGCGGTGCGGGTCGTCTGACCATTAGATGGGGAGGCTTTGGGCCATGAACATTCAGGAAGTCCAGTTCCGCAACTTCGCCCCGGAAACCAGCCGAGCACAATTCAGTTCGGAGCGCCCCTCGTTCCAGCAGCGGGCGGCCGCTGTTGCAGAGGCGGCGGCGGCGGAGGTCGAAGCGGTGGACCGCGAGGCGCGCTTCCCGCGGAAGGCCATCGACGCAGCGCGCAAGCAGAGGCTTCTGGGCACCCAGATCCCGATCGAATTCGGCGGCGACGGCGCATCGATATCCGAGGTGACCGACATGTGTTACACGCTCGGCCGCGCCTGCGCATCGGCCGGGATGATCTTCGCGATGCACCAGACCAAG from Bradyrhizobium sp. AZCC 1693 encodes:
- a CDS encoding acyl carrier protein — its product is MQYINASVQDRVLVVVRSVLKQNAITADVHPESRLVDMGLDSMDMVALMLKVEAEFDLTLPQPEITPENFQSVKTLELMILNQLGSGAG